A stretch of Myxococcus hansupus DNA encodes these proteins:
- the rapZ gene encoding RNase adapter RapZ: MTAPAKQIVIITGMSGSGKSTAIRALEDSGFFCIDNLPVLLLPKLTELAGGGHFERMALVVDVREGVFLKDAPRILAEVRRAGHQVEVLFLDSSDDSLIRRFSETRRRHPLAPNGTVAEGIKAERQALRDLRELADQVIDSSTLNVHDLKRMVQARFSPEPAAGPSLSLMSFGYRYGVPPQADLVLDVRFLPNPYFVPELKGLTGKVPKVAAYVLDREETQQFLDKVVDLCRFLFPRYQKEGKAYLTVALGCTGGKHRSVAIAAELTRRLTDEDTRVQLWDRDIEKE; encoded by the coding sequence GTGACCGCCCCCGCGAAACAGATCGTCATCATCACCGGCATGTCCGGCTCCGGAAAGTCCACTGCCATCCGCGCGCTGGAGGATTCCGGCTTCTTCTGCATCGACAACCTGCCGGTGCTGCTGCTGCCCAAGCTCACGGAGCTGGCGGGCGGTGGGCACTTCGAGCGCATGGCGTTGGTGGTGGACGTCCGCGAGGGCGTCTTCCTCAAGGACGCGCCGCGCATCCTCGCGGAGGTCCGCCGCGCCGGGCACCAGGTGGAGGTCCTCTTCCTGGACTCCAGCGATGACAGCCTCATCCGCCGCTTCAGCGAGACGCGCCGCCGCCACCCGCTGGCGCCCAACGGCACCGTCGCCGAGGGCATCAAGGCGGAGCGTCAGGCGCTGAGGGACTTGCGCGAGCTGGCCGACCAGGTCATCGACTCGTCCACGCTCAACGTGCACGACTTGAAGCGCATGGTGCAGGCCCGCTTCAGCCCGGAGCCCGCCGCCGGCCCCAGCCTGTCCCTGATGTCCTTCGGCTACCGCTACGGCGTGCCGCCGCAGGCGGACCTCGTGCTGGACGTGCGCTTCCTGCCCAACCCGTACTTCGTCCCGGAGCTGAAGGGACTGACGGGCAAGGTGCCGAAGGTGGCCGCCTACGTGCTGGACCGCGAGGAGACGCAGCAGTTCCTCGACAAGGTCGTGGACCTCTGCCGCTTCCTCTTCCCCCGCTACCAGAAGGAGGGGAAGGCGTACCTCACGGTGGCCCTGGGCTGCACCGGCGGCAAGCACCGCTCCGTCGCCATCGCCGCCGAGCTCACCCGGCGCCTGACGGACGAAGACACCCGCGTCCAGCTCTGGGACCGGGATATCGAGAAGGAGTAG